The proteins below are encoded in one region of Terriglobia bacterium:
- a CDS encoding D-aminoacylase has product MEMAGPDIVIHGGRIIDGTGNPWYESDIAITDGRIVAIGKMPGGIAKRVIEANGMVVAPGFIDMLGQSETALLIDNRSLSKLAQGITSEITGEGGSIAPQNAITIAAAQPSLDPYHLKIDWTTLDQYWQRLAKKGTPINIGTYVGAAQVREAVLGDVNRAPTPEEMEKMKALVEQAMQQGALGISTALIYPPGHYAKTEELIELAKVAARYGGIYATHMRSEGQNEVAAVREALRIGEEAHLPVEIFHLKVSGKSRAGKMIDIVRMIQQARDRGQDVTADMYPYLAGATALASSLPPWVADGGMDKLLERLHDPAVRQRIKTEMSATGERTWENLYLDSGGAPGVMVASVVNPDLKQYTGKTVAEIAQAQKVAGGNSAQHSKDPLDALMDFVLADKGLSGALYFIASEEDLQTGLRQPWTSIGLDANELSLDGPLFEPHTHPRSFGSMPRFLGHYVRDLQLMPLEQAIRKITSLPAQREHLTGRGLVKEGFFADITIFDPDNIIDKATYTQPAQLAEGVKYVIVNGEVAFENGKATGAMAGKPLKGQGVR; this is encoded by the coding sequence ATGGAAATGGCCGGCCCTGACATTGTGATCCACGGCGGCCGCATCATCGATGGCACGGGCAATCCGTGGTATGAAAGCGATATAGCCATTACCGATGGCCGCATTGTCGCCATTGGGAAGATGCCTGGCGGAATCGCCAAGCGCGTGATCGAAGCGAACGGCATGGTGGTTGCGCCTGGATTTATTGACATGCTGGGCCAGTCGGAGACGGCGTTGCTTATCGACAATCGTTCTTTGAGCAAGCTGGCGCAGGGCATTACTTCGGAGATCACGGGCGAAGGCGGCTCCATTGCGCCGCAGAATGCAATTACGATTGCGGCGGCGCAGCCATCTCTCGATCCATATCATTTGAAGATTGACTGGACGACGCTGGACCAATACTGGCAGCGGCTGGCGAAGAAAGGCACGCCGATCAACATTGGCACGTATGTAGGCGCGGCGCAGGTTCGCGAGGCGGTGCTGGGCGACGTGAATCGCGCGCCGACTCCGGAAGAGATGGAAAAGATGAAGGCGCTGGTTGAGCAGGCCATGCAGCAGGGAGCGCTGGGTATTTCCACGGCACTGATCTATCCGCCGGGACATTACGCAAAGACAGAAGAGCTGATTGAGCTGGCCAAAGTGGCCGCGCGCTACGGCGGAATTTACGCCACGCACATGCGCAGTGAAGGACAGAATGAGGTGGCCGCCGTCCGCGAGGCGTTGCGCATTGGCGAGGAAGCTCATCTGCCAGTGGAAATATTTCATTTAAAGGTCAGCGGCAAGTCTCGCGCGGGAAAGATGATTGACATCGTGCGAATGATCCAGCAGGCGCGTGATCGCGGCCAGGACGTGACCGCCGATATGTATCCGTATCTGGCCGGCGCCACTGCGCTCGCTTCCAGCCTGCCGCCGTGGGTGGCCGATGGCGGCATGGACAAGTTGCTTGAGCGTCTGCATGATCCAGCGGTGCGCCAACGGATCAAGACGGAAATGTCCGCCACAGGCGAGCGCACATGGGAGAATCTTTATCTGGATTCCGGCGGAGCGCCGGGCGTGATGGTTGCGTCCGTGGTGAACCCCGACTTGAAGCAGTACACCGGCAAGACGGTGGCGGAGATTGCACAAGCGCAAAAGGTCGCGGGCGGCAATTCCGCGCAGCATAGTAAAGACCCGCTGGATGCGCTGATGGATTTCGTGCTGGCTGATAAAGGGCTCTCCGGCGCGCTCTATTTCATTGCCAGTGAAGAAGACCTGCAAACCGGATTGCGGCAGCCGTGGACCAGCATCGGCCTGGACGCGAATGAACTCTCGCTCGATGGGCCGCTGTTTGAGCCGCATACCCATCCCCGCTCTTTCGGCAGCATGCCGCGGTTCCTGGGACATTACGTACGCGATCTGCAATTGATGCCGCTGGAACAGGCGATCCGCAAGATCACTTCCCTGCCCGCGCAGCGCGAGCACCTGACCGGTCGCGGCCTGGTCAAGGAAGGCTTCTTTGCCGACATCACAATCTTTGATCCCGACAACATCATCGACAAAGCGACGTACACTCAGCCTGCGCAGTTGGCGGAGGGAGTGAAGTACGTAATCGTGAACGGAGAGGTAGCATTCGAAAATGGAAAGGCCACCGGAGCCATGGCGGGCAAGCCGCTGAAGGGACAAGGAGTGAGGTAA
- a CDS encoding MdtA/MuxA family multidrug efflux RND transporter periplasmic adaptor subunit yields the protein MSKPLRHKLAVRALMCACFAIFLGGCGHTSADSKQKGGGGKGGRGGGAQMTIPVAVAKAEVRDLPIMLNGLGSVDAFNTVAVKSRIDGQLIKVNVKEGQEVKQGELLAEIDPRPYEVQLSQAQATLFKDQAALKDARLNLERFQQLYKDGVIPKQQFDTQGSLDAQLDGAVRADQAQVDSVKLNLVYTRITAPVSGRIGLRQIDVGNIVHASDPNGLLVITQLQPIAVIFSLPQDNLQAVSQHMNKGRLPVDAYSRDDQTKIATGFLTTIDNQIDVTTGTGKLKAVFENRDRSLWPNQFVNIHLLLEVKKNNIVVPSAAIQRGPQGTYVFVVKPDNTAEMRNVAVSISQGNSTAISQGLKPGEVVVTDGQDKLQPGTKVAIRGPGAGDQNRGQASGGQASEGQTQ from the coding sequence ATGTCAAAACCTTTACGCCATAAACTGGCCGTCCGTGCACTGATGTGCGCATGCTTCGCTATATTTCTGGGCGGCTGCGGCCATACCAGCGCCGACTCCAAACAGAAAGGCGGCGGAGGCAAAGGCGGCCGTGGTGGCGGCGCGCAAATGACAATTCCTGTCGCAGTGGCCAAAGCCGAGGTCCGCGATCTGCCCATTATGCTGAATGGGCTGGGATCGGTAGACGCCTTCAACACGGTGGCGGTCAAAAGCCGGATTGATGGCCAGTTAATAAAAGTAAACGTCAAAGAAGGCCAGGAAGTAAAACAGGGCGAACTGCTGGCGGAGATTGATCCGCGCCCTTACGAAGTGCAGCTCAGCCAGGCGCAGGCGACCCTGTTCAAAGACCAGGCGGCGCTGAAAGATGCCCGGCTGAACCTTGAGCGATTTCAGCAGCTCTATAAAGATGGCGTAATTCCCAAACAGCAGTTCGATACACAAGGTTCGCTTGACGCCCAGCTTGATGGCGCGGTTCGGGCCGACCAGGCTCAGGTGGATTCGGTAAAGCTGAATCTGGTATACACGCGCATCACCGCGCCGGTGAGCGGACGGATCGGCCTTCGCCAGATTGATGTGGGCAATATCGTCCACGCATCTGATCCCAATGGCCTGCTGGTGATCACGCAATTACAGCCGATCGCGGTGATCTTTAGCCTGCCGCAGGACAACCTGCAGGCGGTTTCACAGCACATGAACAAAGGCAGGCTCCCCGTGGATGCCTACAGCCGCGATGATCAGACCAAGATTGCCACGGGCTTCCTGACGACCATTGACAACCAGATTGATGTCACCACCGGAACGGGAAAGCTGAAAGCGGTGTTTGAAAATCGCGACCGCTCACTGTGGCCGAATCAATTCGTGAATATCCATCTGCTGCTTGAAGTGAAGAAGAACAATATCGTCGTTCCGTCGGCGGCAATTCAGCGTGGGCCGCAGGGGACTTACGTATTCGTGGTAAAGCCGGACAACACGGCGGAGATGCGTAATGTGGCAGTATCGATCAGCCAGGGAAATTCAACCGCGATCTCACAAGGTCTAAAGCCCGGAGAAGTAGTTGTGACCGACGGACAAGACAAGCTGCAGCCCGGTACAAAGGTTGCAATTCGCGGTCCCGGCGCAGGGGACCAAAACCGCGGCCAAGCAAGCGGCGGCCAGGCAAGCGAAGGCCAAACGCAATAA
- a CDS encoding multidrug efflux RND transporter permease subunit, whose product MPNGGPSKLFILRPVATSLLMIGLLLVGVVAYLQLPVSALPQVDYPTIQVITFYPGAGPEVMASSVTAPMERQFGQVPGLSQMTSTSSFGSSVITLQFNLEQSIDIAEQEVQAAINAATTFLPRDLPNPPIYSKVNPADAPILTLALTSDSLPLSKVEDLADTTLAQKISQLTGVGLVSISGGQKPAVRIQANPTALASYGLSLEDLRTVLGQANVDQAKGILENQRQAFTIATNDQLLSGNEYKDVIVAYRNGAPVRLRDVANIIDGAENAKQAAWMGTTQNGQSMLSPAVIVNIQRQPGANIISVVDRIKKVLPQLQAGLPSSVKVAILTDRTETIRASVKDVEFEMMLTICLVVMVIFLFLRNLSATIIPAVAVPLSIVGTFAVMYLLGYSLDNLSLMALTISTGFVVDDAIVMIENIDRFLEEGHSPMEAALQGAGQIGFTIISLTVSLIAVLIPLLFMGDIVGRLFREFAVTLAVTIVISALVSLTLTPMMAARLLKNPKTVKHGRVYQATERAYERVIEWYGTTLRWVLKHQTITLLATVAALALTLYLYVIVPKGFFPVQDTGVILGISEGPENVSFASMSERQQKLAKVILEDPDVASLSSFIGIDGTNTTQNSGRIQINLKPHEDRSDTASDIIRRLQPELAKVEGITLYMQPVQDLTVEDRVSRTQFQYSLEDADANELNDWSKRILDKLRTLPELRDVASDQQTGGLKADLVIDRDTAARFGILPQNIDDTLYDAFGQRQVSTIFTQLNQYHVVLEVGQQFQNDPSDLSSIYVKSSTGQQVPLSTFSHFVTSPAPLAINHQGQFPVVTISFNLAPGESLGRATKAIAQAEQEMGMPVSIHPSFQGTAAAFQNSLASEPWLILAALITVYIVLGVLYESYIHPVTILSTLPSAGVGAILAMIITRNDLTVVALIGIILLIGIVKKNAIMMIDFALDAERKEGKPPEEAIYQASLLRFRPIMMTTMAALLGAVPLAFGRGTGSELRHPLGITIIGGLLLSQAFTLYTTPVIYIWFDKLASRFSKFQLGNEITPQEEPTGAD is encoded by the coding sequence ATGCCTAACGGCGGCCCATCAAAATTATTTATTCTGCGTCCGGTAGCAACGTCGCTGCTGATGATCGGATTGCTTCTGGTGGGCGTGGTTGCGTACCTGCAACTTCCAGTTTCTGCCCTTCCCCAGGTGGACTACCCCACAATTCAAGTCATCACTTTTTATCCCGGCGCCGGACCGGAGGTGATGGCTTCATCCGTAACGGCGCCGATGGAGCGGCAGTTTGGCCAGGTCCCGGGACTGAGCCAGATGACTTCAACCAGCTCTTTTGGCAGCTCAGTCATCACGCTGCAATTCAATCTGGAACAGAGCATTGACATTGCGGAGCAGGAAGTGCAGGCCGCCATCAACGCTGCCACTACGTTCCTGCCGCGCGACCTGCCCAATCCGCCGATTTACAGCAAGGTCAATCCGGCGGACGCGCCCATTCTTACTCTGGCCCTGACTTCAGACAGCTTGCCGCTTTCAAAAGTTGAAGACTTGGCGGACACCACGCTGGCGCAGAAAATTTCTCAGCTCACCGGCGTGGGCCTGGTTTCCATCAGCGGCGGGCAGAAGCCGGCCGTACGCATACAGGCCAATCCCACGGCGCTGGCGTCGTACGGCTTAAGTCTGGAGGATCTGCGCACGGTGTTGGGACAAGCCAACGTCGATCAAGCCAAGGGCATTCTGGAAAATCAGCGGCAGGCCTTCACCATCGCAACCAATGACCAGTTGCTTTCCGGCAATGAATATAAAGATGTCATCGTTGCCTATCGCAATGGCGCTCCGGTGCGCCTGCGCGACGTGGCAAACATCATTGACGGCGCGGAAAACGCAAAGCAGGCCGCGTGGATGGGAACCACCCAAAACGGTCAGTCCATGCTTTCGCCGGCGGTGATTGTCAACATACAGCGCCAGCCCGGGGCCAACATCATCAGCGTGGTGGACCGCATCAAGAAAGTGCTGCCGCAACTCCAGGCAGGGCTGCCGAGTTCAGTGAAGGTTGCGATCCTCACTGACCGGACTGAAACCATCCGCGCGTCAGTAAAAGATGTTGAGTTTGAAATGATGCTCACCATCTGCCTGGTAGTGATGGTGATCTTTCTTTTCTTGAGAAATCTTTCAGCCACCATCATTCCCGCCGTCGCGGTGCCGCTTTCGATTGTTGGCACGTTTGCCGTGATGTACCTGCTGGGCTACAGCCTGGACAATCTCTCACTCATGGCGTTGACGATCTCTACCGGCTTTGTGGTGGACGACGCCATTGTGATGATCGAAAACATCGATCGCTTCCTGGAAGAAGGCCACTCGCCGATGGAAGCCGCGCTCCAGGGCGCCGGCCAAATTGGATTTACGATTATTTCGCTGACGGTTTCACTCATTGCCGTTTTGATTCCACTGCTGTTCATGGGCGACATTGTGGGCAGGCTCTTCCGCGAATTTGCCGTAACGCTGGCTGTGACAATCGTGATCTCTGCGCTGGTTTCTCTAACGCTCACGCCGATGATGGCGGCGCGGCTGCTAAAAAATCCCAAAACCGTCAAGCATGGCCGCGTTTACCAAGCCACCGAACGCGCCTACGAGCGCGTGATTGAGTGGTACGGAACAACTTTGCGGTGGGTGCTGAAACATCAGACCATTACGCTGCTGGCGACTGTGGCGGCACTGGCCCTGACATTGTATTTATACGTGATCGTGCCCAAAGGATTTTTCCCTGTGCAGGATACGGGCGTGATTCTGGGCATTTCAGAAGGGCCGGAAAATGTATCGTTCGCTTCCATGTCTGAACGCCAGCAGAAGTTGGCCAAAGTGATCCTTGAAGATCCTGACGTAGCCAGCCTGTCATCCTTTATCGGCATTGATGGCACCAATACCACGCAGAACAGCGGACGCATACAGATCAACCTGAAGCCGCATGAAGACCGCAGCGACACCGCTTCAGATATCATCCGACGGCTGCAACCGGAACTGGCCAAGGTAGAAGGCATCACCTTATATATGCAGCCGGTGCAGGACCTGACGGTGGAAGATCGCGTCAGCCGCACGCAGTTTCAGTACTCGCTGGAAGATGCCGACGCGAATGAGCTGAACGACTGGTCAAAGCGCATATTAGATAAGTTGCGCACGCTGCCGGAACTGCGCGATGTGGCCAGCGACCAGCAAACCGGCGGACTCAAAGCTGATTTGGTTATTGATCGCGACACTGCGGCGCGGTTTGGAATCCTGCCGCAGAACATTGATGACACGCTCTATGACGCATTCGGCCAGCGGCAGGTGTCTACAATCTTCACCCAGCTCAATCAGTATCATGTGGTCCTTGAAGTCGGACAGCAATTCCAGAATGATCCCAGCGATCTAAGCAGTATTTACGTTAAGTCCTCCACCGGGCAGCAGGTACCACTTTCAACGTTCAGCCACTTCGTTACATCGCCGGCGCCACTGGCAATCAATCATCAGGGACAATTTCCGGTGGTGACGATCTCATTCAATCTTGCGCCAGGAGAATCGCTGGGCAGAGCGACCAAGGCCATCGCACAGGCTGAGCAGGAAATGGGAATGCCAGTCAGCATTCATCCCAGCTTTCAGGGAACGGCGGCGGCGTTCCAGAACTCTCTGGCTTCAGAGCCGTGGCTGATTCTGGCCGCGCTGATCACGGTCTACATTGTGCTGGGCGTCCTATACGAGAGCTACATCCATCCGGTGACAATTCTTTCCACGCTGCCCTCTGCGGGCGTCGGCGCGATTCTGGCGATGATTATCACCCGCAATGACCTGACTGTGGTGGCGCTGATAGGAATCATTTTGTTGATCGGCATTGTGAAAAAGAACGCCATCATGATGATTGACTTTGCGCTGGACGCCGAGCGCAAGGAGGGCAAACCGCCGGAAGAAGCCATCTATCAGGCCAGCTTGCTGCGCTTCCGCCCGATCATGATGACCACCATGGCCGCGCTGCTGGGCGCTGTGCCGCTGGCGTTTGGACGCGGCACGGGATCAGAGCTGCGGCATCCGCTGGGCATCACCATCATCGGCGGACTGCTGCTGAGCCAGGCCTTTACGCTCTATACCACGCCGGTGATCTATATCTGGTTTGACAAGCTGGCGAGCAGATTCTCAAAGTTCCAGTTGGGTAATGAAATCACGCCGCAGGAAGAACCGACCGGGGCGGATTGA